Proteins co-encoded in one Bacillus sp. FSL H8-0547 genomic window:
- a CDS encoding ABC transporter ATP-binding protein, translating into MILETKGLTKVYGKQEIVSGVNLQLEKGQIYGFLGPNGAGKTTTMRMILGLTKQARGEILLFGKSLKTDRIQILKRIGSLIETPSFYSHLTGLENVRIAAKLYGVDDRKRVDEVFSLVRLEHAIHRKAGTYSLGMKQRLGLAMALIHRPELLILDEPTNGLDPEGIQEMRELIKNMPSIMNTTVLVSSHLLSEVEQMATHVGIIHQGSMKFQGTMEELKKQNSGHLLIRTNDPERAWSILKEKGFIAKLQGDQLKISDARPEIIQQIQQQLISNDVTILRMEEEKSSLEKMFMQMTKRENAS; encoded by the coding sequence TTGATACTTGAAACGAAAGGTTTGACAAAGGTGTACGGGAAACAGGAGATTGTCAGCGGGGTAAATCTGCAGCTTGAAAAGGGTCAGATTTACGGGTTCTTAGGTCCGAATGGTGCAGGAAAAACAACGACGATGAGGATGATCCTCGGATTGACCAAGCAGGCTCGCGGGGAGATCCTGCTGTTTGGCAAAAGCCTGAAAACGGACCGGATTCAAATCTTGAAAAGAATTGGCTCTTTAATTGAGACCCCAAGCTTTTACAGCCATCTTACCGGTTTGGAAAATGTAAGGATTGCTGCGAAATTATATGGTGTGGATGACAGAAAAAGAGTGGATGAAGTGTTCTCGCTGGTGCGGCTGGAGCATGCCATACACCGGAAAGCTGGTACCTATTCATTGGGGATGAAGCAGCGGCTCGGTCTTGCTATGGCGCTGATTCACAGACCTGAGCTGCTGATTCTGGATGAGCCGACAAATGGTCTGGACCCTGAAGGAATTCAGGAGATGCGCGAGCTGATCAAGAACATGCCTTCTATTATGAATACAACTGTGCTGGTTTCAAGTCATCTTCTCAGTGAGGTGGAACAAATGGCTACCCATGTCGGAATCATCCATCAGGGATCAATGAAGTTCCAGGGAACCATGGAGGAATTAAAAAAGCAAAACAGCGGACACCTCCTGATTCGTACGAATGATCCGGAGAGAGCCTGGTCCATACTCAAAGAAAAAGGATTTATCGCCAAGCTCCAGGGAGACCAACTTAAAATCAGTGATGCAAGACCCGAAATTATCCAGCAGATTCAGCAGCAGCTCATTTCCAATGATGTGACCATACTTCGGATGGAAGAAGAAAAATCATCACTGGAAAAAATGTTTATGCAAATGACGAAAAGAGAGAATGCTTCATGA
- a CDS encoding ABC transporter ATP-binding protein has product MLKRFFTYYRPYKGLFIIDFTCAVIAGLLELGFPLVVNAFIDRLLPGGDWNLIIWACAGLLFLYLLNTVLQYVVTYWGHMLGINIETDMRKKLFEHIQKLSFRFFDNTKTGHLISRLTNDLMEIGELAHHGPEDLFIAVMTLIGAFSVMLAINVKLALLTFLVIPFLLFLAIYFNNKMTAAIHQLYTDVADFSARVENNVSGIRVVQAFGNERFEKKQFQKNNLRFRLSKLTAYKIMAMNLSISYLLMRLVTLFVLVCGTWFVIQKELTYGEFIGFVLLTNVLFRPIEKINAIIESYPKGIAGFKRYIELIDTEPDIEDRPGAVTAGPLKGNIRYDKVSFGYGNHDKVLDGIDLSINAGETVAFVGPSGAGKTTLCSLLPRFYEVTGGSITIDGTDIRDLTLQSLRTQIGIVQQDVFLFSGTMRENIAYGKLGASDLEIWEAARHAQLEELIYSLPDGLDTVIGERGVKLSGGQKQRLSIARMFLKNPPILILDEATSALDTETEKAIQESLAKLSEGRTTLVIAHRLATIKNADRIIVVNKDGIAEQGSHDELMAEGKGYKRLYEAQFQV; this is encoded by the coding sequence ATGCTTAAGCGTTTTTTCACTTATTACCGCCCATATAAAGGACTGTTTATCATTGATTTTACCTGTGCCGTCATTGCAGGACTGCTTGAACTCGGATTTCCGCTTGTCGTAAATGCTTTTATCGACCGTCTGCTTCCGGGCGGAGACTGGAATCTGATTATCTGGGCCTGCGCAGGACTGCTATTCCTTTACTTGCTGAACACTGTTCTTCAGTATGTTGTGACCTACTGGGGACATATGCTTGGCATTAACATTGAGACTGATATGCGGAAAAAACTGTTTGAACACATTCAAAAGCTTTCCTTCCGCTTTTTTGACAATACGAAAACCGGGCATTTAATATCCCGGCTGACAAATGATTTGATGGAAATCGGCGAGCTTGCCCATCACGGACCTGAGGATTTGTTTATCGCGGTGATGACGTTAATCGGCGCATTCTCCGTCATGCTTGCCATCAATGTAAAACTTGCTCTGCTGACGTTCCTTGTTATTCCGTTCCTGCTTTTCCTCGCCATTTATTTCAACAACAAAATGACGGCAGCCATTCATCAGCTGTACACAGATGTGGCGGATTTCAGCGCAAGAGTTGAAAACAACGTAAGCGGCATTCGCGTTGTTCAGGCTTTCGGAAATGAAAGGTTTGAAAAAAAGCAGTTTCAGAAAAACAACCTGCGCTTCAGGCTGTCAAAGCTTACGGCATATAAGATTATGGCGATGAATCTTTCCATCAGCTACCTTTTGATGCGCCTCGTCACTCTGTTCGTCCTTGTATGCGGCACGTGGTTTGTTATTCAAAAGGAACTGACATACGGAGAATTTATTGGTTTTGTCCTGCTTACAAATGTGCTGTTCCGTCCGATTGAAAAAATCAATGCGATTATTGAGAGCTATCCGAAAGGAATTGCAGGCTTTAAACGCTATATTGAATTAATAGACACAGAACCTGATATAGAAGACCGTCCCGGAGCTGTGACGGCTGGTCCACTTAAAGGAAACATACGGTATGATAAGGTCTCATTCGGTTATGGAAATCATGACAAAGTATTAGACGGCATCGATTTATCCATCAATGCAGGCGAAACTGTTGCATTCGTCGGTCCTTCCGGTGCGGGAAAAACGACACTCTGCAGTCTTCTTCCGCGCTTTTACGAAGTGACCGGCGGGAGCATCACAATCGACGGAACAGACATCCGCGACCTCACGCTTCAGTCGCTCCGGACACAAATTGGCATTGTTCAGCAGGATGTTTTTCTTTTTTCAGGAACGATGAGAGAAAACATCGCATACGGCAAGCTGGGTGCGTCAGACCTTGAAATATGGGAAGCTGCCCGGCATGCCCAGCTAGAAGAACTGATTTACTCCCTGCCGGACGGACTTGACACGGTCATCGGCGAACGCGGTGTAAAGCTTTCAGGCGGCCAAAAACAGCGCTTATCCATTGCAAGGATGTTTCTTAAAAATCCGCCGATTCTTATTCTGGATGAAGCGACATCCGCTCTCGATACTGAAACAGAAAAAGCCATCCAGGAATCCCTGGCCAAGCTGTCAGAAGGCAGAACGACTCTCGTCATTGCCCACAGGCTGGCCACGATTAAAAACGCAGACAGGATCATCGTCGTCAACAAAGACGGAATTGCGGAACAGGGGTCCCATGATGAACTAATGGCGGAAGGCAAAGGATATAAGCGTCTTTATGAAGCTCAGTTTCAAGTGTAG
- a CDS encoding DUF4385 domain-containing protein — protein sequence MAFNYDEDFEHTDFRKNPEKYRVGRGEQGVLLVEPYKGEILPHWRFKTPEIAKKSSETIYAMYEEYKENGDFVGMDMARKFIQMGYTRARRYANYKGGQKYKEDGDLHERDIDEEKAESASIFKEKWIKIREDEDYLILKKEHQKKYG from the coding sequence ATGGCATTCAATTATGACGAGGACTTCGAACATACGGATTTCCGAAAGAATCCCGAAAAGTACCGGGTCGGCAGAGGCGAGCAGGGCGTTTTGCTTGTTGAGCCATATAAAGGTGAAATCCTTCCCCACTGGCGGTTTAAAACACCTGAGATTGCGAAGAAATCTTCAGAAACGATTTACGCGATGTATGAAGAATACAAAGAAAATGGCGATTTTGTCGGAATGGACATGGCGCGGAAGTTCATCCAGATGGGCTACACCCGCGCCAGACGCTACGCCAATTATAAGGGCGGGCAAAAGTATAAGGAGGACGGCGACCTTCACGAGCGTGACATTGACGAAGAAAAAGCTGAATCTGCTTCTATCTTCAAGGAGAAATGGATCAAAATCAGGGAAGATGAAGACTATTTGATATTGAAAAAAGAGCATCAGAAAAAGTATGGCTGA
- a CDS encoding ABC transporter permease translates to MRTLLQMEWEKSRKTNIWLIILLMTGIPVVYGVVIYTKVMVGEYNSPFENQWLMAWMITSLFYASVFLPMLSGMIASSLCRYEERGNNWLKLFTYPVKHEAHFFSKTLWLFMLLALAQVIALALFILLGSFLGIKGAVPWGTLFKSSLLGWMGVCGLSVIQFLIAYYLKSYIKSMILNVFLCCIAFLTATSAAGQTFGMFYPWTMPYAGTVENSSGILISFTKLFFLYTSCFLLVVLAAGQKIFVNRTH, encoded by the coding sequence ATGCGAACTCTTTTACAAATGGAATGGGAAAAATCCAGGAAGACAAATATTTGGCTGATCATCCTGCTTATGACGGGAATCCCCGTCGTCTATGGTGTTGTCATCTACACTAAGGTGATGGTTGGCGAATACAATTCACCGTTTGAAAATCAGTGGCTGATGGCCTGGATGATTACAAGTCTGTTTTACGCAAGCGTGTTTTTGCCGATGCTTTCTGGAATGATTGCTTCTTCTTTGTGCAGATATGAAGAGAGGGGAAACAACTGGCTCAAGCTGTTCACTTATCCGGTGAAGCATGAGGCTCATTTCTTTTCGAAAACGTTATGGCTGTTCATGCTGCTTGCGCTGGCGCAGGTAATTGCGCTGGCTCTGTTTATCCTGCTTGGCTCTTTTCTTGGAATTAAGGGTGCTGTTCCATGGGGCACCTTATTCAAAAGCAGCCTGCTTGGATGGATGGGTGTCTGCGGACTTTCAGTCATCCAGTTTTTGATCGCCTATTATCTCAAAAGCTATATAAAAAGCATGATCCTGAACGTATTCCTATGCTGCATCGCATTTTTAACCGCAACTTCAGCTGCCGGTCAGACGTTCGGCATGTTTTATCCCTGGACGATGCCATATGCGGGTACTGTCGAAAACAGCTCCGGCATTCTCATTTCATTTACAAAGCTGTTCTTCCTTTACACATCCTGTTTTTTGCTGGTCGTTTTGGCTGCAGGGCAGAAGATTTTTGTTAACAGAACTCATTGA
- a CDS encoding ATP-binding protein: MSSGDDKKRRNLKVIQFDKDKNSLVETVQPQETFDDVGGLEDVKKRIRMDFIMPIQSPEFFQAFGKKSGGSLLLYGPPGCGKTFLAKAIAGEINASFIHLELQAILSMYVGQSEHNLHDVFEKAREQKPCVLFIDELDALGGNRHRMSQHHDRMIVNQLLLELDGLQSFNDQVYIIGATNTPWYLDPALRRPGRFNSLIFIPPPSQEERELILTLKTKDKPQEKLDLSKVAKATSHFSGADLTQVVDDAVSKAIERSLEHGSLQPMSHADVLKAAKNRNPTTLEWFSTAKNYATFSDTNKDYQHVLDYMKVHGIR; the protein is encoded by the coding sequence GTGAGCTCAGGCGATGATAAGAAGCGCAGGAATTTGAAAGTGATTCAATTTGATAAGGATAAAAACAGCCTGGTCGAGACGGTCCAGCCGCAGGAGACATTTGATGATGTGGGCGGACTTGAGGATGTGAAAAAACGGATCCGAATGGATTTTATTATGCCCATCCAGTCGCCTGAGTTTTTTCAGGCCTTTGGTAAAAAGAGCGGCGGCAGCCTTTTGCTGTACGGGCCTCCGGGATGCGGGAAAACATTTTTAGCAAAAGCGATTGCAGGTGAGATCAATGCAAGCTTTATCCACCTTGAGCTCCAAGCGATTCTTTCCATGTATGTCGGCCAGAGCGAGCACAATCTGCACGATGTTTTTGAGAAAGCACGGGAGCAGAAGCCGTGTGTGCTGTTTATTGATGAGCTTGACGCCCTTGGGGGAAACCGGCACCGCATGAGCCAGCACCACGACCGGATGATCGTCAATCAGCTACTTTTGGAGCTTGACGGACTGCAGTCGTTCAACGATCAGGTGTACATCATCGGGGCGACGAATACACCCTGGTATCTTGATCCGGCGCTGCGAAGGCCGGGAAGGTTTAACTCTCTCATTTTCATCCCGCCTCCCTCACAGGAGGAGCGCGAGCTGATTTTGACGCTCAAAACAAAAGATAAGCCTCAGGAGAAACTTGATTTATCGAAAGTGGCTAAGGCAACCTCGCACTTTTCAGGAGCTGATCTGACTCAGGTTGTGGATGATGCCGTATCAAAAGCCATTGAACGCTCACTCGAACATGGTTCCCTGCAGCCAATGTCACATGCAGATGTCCTAAAAGCTGCAAAGAACCGGAATCCTACAACGCTTGAATGGTTTTCAACAGCTAAGAACTATGCGACGTTCAGCGATACGAATAAGGATTATCAGCACGTTCTGGACTATATGAAAGTGCATGGCATCCGGTGA
- a CDS encoding ABC transporter permease → MRQILSSDLIKLRRSWFLEVTAAVPILMCLLISVFFWYYRNTGMEPFKIWGVVFEFLFLILNPMIFVTIAVIASILSSVEHQSSMWKQLLCMPISKTSFYMTRIGLVLSATLGVGAIMTAGTYFLGSVFGLTDGMRFTQFFVHIFFPFLISIPYLCFQTWLSLTVQHQALPISAGIAAVFIGPLMKDWAVWTPWGFLSAYSVPVSIPEGAVIGATADYTIDWSFLVIMIPLTCMLLLIGTIHFHQKEFH, encoded by the coding sequence ATGAGGCAGATTCTGTCATCGGATTTGATTAAGCTGAGGCGAAGCTGGTTCCTTGAAGTTACAGCGGCGGTTCCGATTCTCATGTGTCTCCTCATTTCTGTCTTTTTCTGGTATTACCGGAATACCGGCATGGAGCCCTTTAAAATCTGGGGCGTCGTGTTTGAGTTTCTTTTCCTGATATTAAATCCAATGATTTTTGTAACGATTGCCGTCATTGCCTCCATCCTGAGTTCCGTTGAACATCAATCATCAATGTGGAAGCAGCTTCTGTGCATGCCGATCTCCAAAACGTCCTTTTACATGACCCGGATTGGGTTGGTGCTGTCGGCAACTCTCGGGGTCGGAGCCATTATGACAGCCGGAACCTATTTCCTTGGGAGTGTATTCGGCCTCACGGACGGAATGCGCTTTACCCAGTTTTTTGTCCATATTTTCTTTCCTTTTCTCATCAGCATTCCCTATCTTTGTTTTCAAACGTGGCTGTCATTGACTGTACAGCATCAGGCGCTGCCGATTTCAGCGGGAATTGCGGCTGTCTTTATCGGGCCGCTCATGAAAGATTGGGCCGTCTGGACTCCGTGGGGTTTCCTTTCAGCTTATTCGGTTCCGGTTTCCATTCCGGAGGGAGCCGTTATCGGAGCAACAGCCGATTATACAATTGACTGGAGCTTCCTGGTTATCATGATCCCATTGACCTGTATGCTTCTGCTGATTGGCACTATTCATTTTCATCAAAAAGAATTTCACTAG
- a CDS encoding ring-cleaving dioxygenase gives MPLKGIHHVSAITAKAPQNYEFYTKTLGLRLIKKTVNQDDVSVYHLFYGDEKGNPGTELTFFEIANAGRVHEGVNSISATSLRVKSDAALSYWKERFEKHNVEHGEITEAFGRLTLSFRDFEGQRLILVSDENNSGVAAGTPWEKSPVPAEYAITGLGPVKLTVAVPERTIEILTDILGFRAKGSYPSDVPGQPDIQVFETGEGGTGAEVHIEERLDLPQERLGRGGVHHVAFRVENEEEMHKWIEKLKAERIPSSGFVDRFYFRSLYFREPNGILFELATDGPGFDTDEELEHLGEALALPPFLEPRRAEIEAKLKPLDTSLS, from the coding sequence CTGCCGTTAAAAGGGATTCACCATGTATCAGCCATTACAGCAAAAGCACCTCAAAACTATGAGTTTTATACGAAAACACTTGGTCTTCGGCTAATTAAGAAAACAGTCAATCAGGACGATGTGTCTGTGTATCATCTGTTTTACGGGGATGAAAAAGGAAATCCGGGCACAGAGCTGACGTTTTTTGAAATTGCCAATGCAGGCAGGGTCCACGAAGGAGTCAACAGCATTTCCGCTACATCGCTCCGCGTGAAAAGCGATGCGGCACTCTCCTACTGGAAAGAGCGCTTTGAGAAGCACAATGTGGAGCACGGGGAGATTACTGAGGCATTTGGCCGCCTGACTCTTTCTTTCAGAGATTTTGAAGGGCAGCGGCTGATTCTGGTATCTGATGAGAACAATTCGGGAGTTGCCGCAGGAACACCTTGGGAGAAGAGCCCGGTTCCGGCTGAATATGCGATTACCGGACTTGGTCCAGTCAAGCTGACAGTGGCTGTTCCTGAACGGACGATTGAAATTCTGACAGATATTCTCGGTTTCCGGGCGAAAGGCAGCTATCCGTCTGATGTACCCGGCCAGCCGGATATTCAGGTGTTTGAAACGGGAGAAGGCGGCACAGGAGCAGAGGTGCATATCGAAGAGCGCCTCGATCTGCCGCAGGAGCGTCTTGGACGCGGAGGAGTTCACCACGTGGCATTCCGTGTTGAAAATGAAGAAGAGATGCACAAGTGGATTGAGAAGCTGAAAGCTGAGCGCATCCCGAGTTCAGGATTTGTCGACCGTTTTTACTTCCGTTCCCTTTACTTCCGGGAGCCTAACGGCATCCTTTTCGAACTTGCAACAGACGGTCCGGGATTTGATACTGATGAGGAGCTTGAGCATCTCGGCGAAGCACTTGCTCTTCCTCCGTTCCTTGAGCCGCGCCGTGCTGAAATTGAAGCAAAGCTGAAGCCCCTGGATACATCACTCAGCTGA
- a CDS encoding GNAT family N-acetyltransferase, with protein MKIRILNGHDAAAYRGIRLEGLKTSPEAFGSSYEEELLYTIDFFKARLDAEHTYTFGAFDGDALAGVVTLVPETKAKLKHKASIFAMYVSPTYRGKGIGRKLMTAAIDHAGQLEDTEQLQLSVVSSNQSAWHLYASLGFSVYGCEKRALKANGTYFDEEHMVLFL; from the coding sequence ATGAAGATCCGGATTCTAAACGGACACGATGCCGCCGCATACCGCGGCATCCGCCTTGAAGGCCTGAAAACCAGCCCTGAAGCGTTTGGCTCAAGCTACGAAGAAGAGCTGCTTTATACAATAGACTTCTTCAAAGCAAGGCTCGACGCCGAGCACACGTATACGTTTGGCGCTTTTGACGGGGATGCACTTGCAGGGGTTGTTACGCTTGTACCTGAAACGAAAGCGAAACTCAAACATAAAGCCTCCATCTTCGCGATGTATGTCTCTCCAACTTACCGGGGAAAGGGCATTGGCAGAAAGCTTATGACAGCGGCTATTGATCATGCCGGGCAGCTGGAAGACACAGAACAGCTGCAGCTTTCTGTTGTCAGCAGCAATCAGTCTGCTTGGCACCTTTACGCCTCGTTAGGCTTTTCAGTATATGGCTGTGAAAAAAGAGCCCTGAAAGCGAACGGCACCTATTTTGATGAAGAGCATATGGTGCTGTTCCTTTAA
- a CDS encoding ring-cleaving dioxygenase, translating to MKTAGIHHITAIVGHPQENADFYAGILGLRLVKQTVNFDDPGTYHLYFGDEGGHPGTIITFFPWPDAYQGTIGDGQVGVTSYAVPKGALTFWEERLGRLGVPFEKMERFGESFLVFDDPHGLHLELVEREEGKLNSWEFGGVTTNVAIKGFAGATLLSARPEKTAELLERVMGYEKIAEERDFIRFRSTADIGNIIDLKMTPIGRGRMGVGTVHHIAFRAEDDSNQLQWQQHVARSGYQVTPVQDRQYFNAIYFREHGEILFEIATDPPGFAHDEEVLGERLMLPERYETQRDKIEKVLAPFEIREV from the coding sequence ATGAAAACAGCCGGTATTCACCATATTACGGCAATTGTCGGCCATCCGCAGGAAAACGCTGATTTTTATGCAGGAATTCTCGGGCTTAGATTAGTGAAACAAACGGTTAACTTTGATGATCCGGGGACATACCATCTTTACTTCGGAGATGAAGGGGGCCATCCGGGAACCATTATTACCTTTTTCCCCTGGCCGGATGCTTACCAGGGAACGATTGGCGACGGCCAGGTCGGTGTAACGTCGTATGCTGTTCCAAAAGGAGCTCTGACGTTTTGGGAAGAAAGACTTGGGAGACTAGGCGTGCCGTTTGAAAAGATGGAACGGTTTGGCGAGTCATTCCTTGTATTTGACGACCCTCACGGACTGCATCTTGAGCTTGTTGAGAGGGAAGAAGGAAAACTGAACTCATGGGAGTTTGGCGGTGTTACGACCAATGTTGCGATAAAAGGTTTCGCAGGTGCAACTCTCCTGTCCGCACGTCCTGAAAAAACGGCAGAACTCCTTGAAAGGGTGATGGGATATGAAAAGATCGCCGAAGAGCGGGACTTTATCCGTTTTCGTTCAACGGCTGATATCGGAAACATCATTGATTTGAAGATGACTCCGATTGGCCGGGGAAGAATGGGGGTAGGCACCGTTCATCACATTGCTTTCCGGGCAGAAGACGACAGCAATCAGCTTCAATGGCAGCAGCATGTCGCAAGAAGCGGCTACCAGGTGACGCCTGTGCAGGACCGCCAGTATTTTAATGCGATCTACTTCAGGGAGCACGGTGAGATCCTGTTTGAAATCGCAACAGATCCTCCTGGATTTGCGCATGATGAAGAGGTGCTCGGCGAAAGACTTATGCTGCCGGAGCGGTATGAGACGCAGAGGGATAAGATTGAGAAGGTGCTTGCACCGTTTGAAATAAGGGAAGTGTAA
- a CDS encoding tetratricopeptide repeat protein: protein MFSFYEERIRKLTDWKNYSQAIEEAHALIASDPEEARSYSLLARIYADKEDFPAAVHFSKEALRKDPEDFTGHLILVMALFNIGEWKAFDAAAESALHLYPDTAHLYYLKALRALQKNKWKNALGLMEIALVHETEDATYLAAYSNLLLLAGKKKKSKEYEQMALKSNEDNPYVYYTLANTAFNRGDFKQARELSRSAAEIDPEDQDYREQYLDMLKTEYAVHRYLLRILQTHSFIRRKAGILFWPAFLFFFIVFNPLFWLYLIVILVPYYISHFTAGKLVSRKLGYRKSKPEISRGKAVAAAMFAALVLTGLFAAIFR, encoded by the coding sequence ATGTTCAGCTTCTATGAGGAGAGGATCCGCAAACTGACAGACTGGAAAAATTACAGCCAGGCTATTGAAGAAGCACATGCACTGATTGCGTCTGATCCTGAGGAGGCCCGTTCGTATTCGCTTCTTGCCAGGATCTATGCAGATAAGGAGGATTTTCCTGCAGCTGTCCATTTTTCAAAAGAAGCCCTCCGTAAAGATCCGGAAGACTTCACCGGTCACCTCATACTTGTCATGGCCCTCTTCAATATTGGTGAATGGAAAGCATTTGATGCGGCTGCAGAAAGTGCTCTCCATCTCTATCCGGACACAGCGCACCTCTATTATCTTAAAGCCCTTAGAGCCCTGCAGAAGAATAAATGGAAGAATGCTTTGGGACTCATGGAGATTGCGCTTGTTCATGAAACCGAAGATGCCACATACCTTGCAGCCTACAGCAATCTCCTCCTGCTTGCAGGGAAAAAGAAAAAATCGAAAGAATACGAGCAAATGGCTTTGAAAAGCAATGAGGATAATCCCTATGTGTATTATACTCTGGCCAATACCGCCTTCAACCGCGGCGATTTCAAACAGGCAAGAGAACTCAGCCGCAGCGCTGCGGAAATTGACCCTGAAGATCAGGATTACAGGGAACAATACCTCGATATGCTGAAAACGGAATATGCTGTTCACAGATATTTGCTTCGTATCCTGCAGACTCATTCCTTCATCAGAAGAAAAGCCGGAATTCTTTTCTGGCCGGCGTTCCTTTTTTTCTTCATTGTGTTCAATCCGCTTTTCTGGCTGTATTTGATCGTGATTCTTGTTCCCTATTACATCAGCCATTTCACAGCTGGAAAGCTTGTCAGCCGGAAGCTTGGCTATAGGAAATCAAAACCTGAAATCAGCAGAGGGAAGGCTGTCGCGGCTGCCATGTTTGCCGCACTTGTTTTGACCGGTTTGTTTGCTGCCATTTTCAGATAA